Proteins co-encoded in one Ziziphus jujuba cultivar Dongzao chromosome 9, ASM3175591v1 genomic window:
- the LOC107413751 gene encoding rhodanese-like domain-containing protein 4A, chloroplastic: MESLSMALSCTPSLQTHLKTHKPNTIPSISLLLKSIPSFISSSQRIKSHQTPFPSSVDIHLSYLNHLQKPLHAHLSLLKNPAFSQNLVKVQLFFMLNELTTSALLTLPSSASESLVSSTEQVSNKINLEAVLVSIDDFFNRNPFFVAGCTFIWLVVIPLTQEYFRKYKFISAIDAFRKLRDDPNAQLLDIREEKSLKYMDSPNLKIINKGVVRVQFSEDDEDGFVKKVLGNFEDAANTVVCVLDNFDGNSMKVAELLFKNGFKGAYAIKGGVRGKKGWIEIQEALFPPSVHIYRKKVTTSQEQGVNGGVIRSNEDDNKGTSSAYVDIRGSQGRDNGRVTKSTNSSLEIKNGSRSSSPYPNYPDLKPPSSPAPSKPFK, encoded by the exons ATGGAGTCTCTTTCCATGGCTCTCTCCTGTACTCCATCCCTCCAAACCCACCTCAAAACCCATAAACCAAACACCATCCCATCAATTTCTCTTCTCCTAAAATCCATCCCTTCCTTTATTTCTTCTTCCCAACGAATCAAATCTCATCAAACCCCTTTTCCCTCTTCCGTGGACATCCATCTCTCATATCTGAACCACCTTCAAAAGCCTCTTCATGCCCATCTTTCGCTTCTCAAAAACCCTGCATTTTCCCAAAATTTAGTGAAAGTTCAACTATTTTTTATGCTCAATGAGCTCACTACTTCTGCTTTGCTTACTCTTCCTTCCTCTGCCTCAGAATCTCTGGTCTCTTCAACAGAGCAAGTTTCCAACAAGATTAATCTGGAAGCAGTTTTAGTTtcaattgatgatttttttaatcgAAACCCATTTTTTGTTGCTGGGTGTACTTTCATTTGGCTTGTTGTTATTCCTTTAACCCAGGAGTATTTCagaaaatacaagttcatctctGCCATTGATGCGTTTAGGAAGCTGCGGGACGATCCCAATGCACAGCTTTTGGATATTAGGGAAGAGAAGAGCTTGAAGTATATGGATtctccaaatttaaaaattataaataagggTGTTGTGCGGGTTCAGTTTTCCGAGGATGATGAAGATGGGTTTGTGAAGAAGGTATTGGGAAACTTCGAGGACGCAGCTAATACGGTTGTCTGTGTTCTAGACAA TTTTGATGGTAATTCCATGAAAGTGGCTGAGTTATTGTTCAAGAATGGTTTCAAAGGAGCTTATGCAATCAAGGGTGGGGTCAGAGGCAAAAAAGGGTGGATT GAAATTCAGGAAGCTCTTTTTCCACCTTCTGTACATATCTATCGTAAGAAGGTTACAACTTCACAAGAACAGGGGGTGAATGGAGGAGTTATTCGGAGTAATGAAGATGACAACAAGGGTACCTCTTCTGCATATGTTGATATTAGAGGAAGTCAAGGTAGAGACAATGGACGTGTAACCAAGTCCACAAACTCTTCGCTAGAGATAAAAAATGGTTCAAGATCATCCTCTCCTTACCCTAAT TACCCAGATTTGAAACCACCATCTTCCCCTGCTCCATCAAAGCCCTTTAAGTGA